Proteins from a genomic interval of Gossypium hirsutum isolate 1008001.06 chromosome A09, Gossypium_hirsutum_v2.1, whole genome shotgun sequence:
- the LOC107938093 gene encoding protein transport protein Sec61 subunit alpha isoform X1, translating into MGGAFRVLHLVRPFLSFLPEVQSADRKIPFREKVICTVISLFIFLVCSQLPLYGIHSTTVANPFYWMRVILASNRGTVMELGITPIVTSGLVMQLLAGSKIIEVDNSVREDRALLLAKVEFGFGSGENQNGRLVVSFRLSSSEVYPLVQVGRAGDIITLSSHYVS; encoded by the exons ATGGGAGGAGCGTTCAGAGTACTGCATCTGGTTAGACCATTTCTTTCATTTCTGCCTGAAGTTCAGAGTGCTGACAGGAAAATTCCTTTTAGAGAGAAGGTCATCTGCACTGTCATCTCCCTCTTCATCTTTTTGGTGTGCAGTCAGCTTCCACTATATGGAATACACTCTACGACAGTTGCTAATCCTTTTTATTGGATGCGTGTTATCCTTGCATCAAACCGTGGAACTGTTATGGAACTTGGTATTACCCCCATTGTGACATCTGGATTGGTGATGCAACTCCTGGCTGGTTCAAAAATCATCGAGGTGGACAATAGTGTTCGTGAGGATCGAGCACTCCTATTGGCAAAAGTAgaattcggatttggatcgggggaaaatcaaaatggtcgactagtcgtctcgttccgattatcgtcttccgag gtttatcctttagttcaagttggaagagccggagatatcatcacactatcgagtcattatgtgagttaa
- the LOC107938093 gene encoding protein transport protein Sec61 subunit alpha isoform X2, with product MGGAFRVLHLVRPFLSFLPEVQSADRKIPFREKVICTVISLFIFLVCSQLPLYGIHSTTVANPFYWMRVILASNRGTVMELGITPIVTSGLVMQLLAGSKIIEVDNSVREDRALLLAKVEFGFGSGENQNGRLVVSFRLSSSETLEMYPG from the exons ATGGGAGGAGCGTTCAGAGTACTGCATCTGGTTAGACCATTTCTTTCATTTCTGCCTGAAGTTCAGAGTGCTGACAGGAAAATTCCTTTTAGAGAGAAGGTCATCTGCACTGTCATCTCCCTCTTCATCTTTTTGGTGTGCAGTCAGCTTCCACTATATGGAATACACTCTACGACAGTTGCTAATCCTTTTTATTGGATGCGTGTTATCCTTGCATCAAACCGTGGAACTGTTATGGAACTTGGTATTACCCCCATTGTGACATCTGGATTGGTGATGCAACTCCTGGCTGGTTCAAAAATCATCGAGGTGGACAATAGTGTTCGTGAGGATCGAGCACTCCTATTGGCAAAAGTAgaattcggatttggatcgggggaaaatcaaaatggtcgactagtcgtctcgttccgattatcgtcttccgag acactggaaatgtatccggggtAA